The genomic stretch ACGAGCAGTCCGAGATCCCGACCATCGTGCGGGGTGAAGGTGCGTACGTCTACGACATCCACGGCAAGCGTTACCTCGACGGCCTGGCCGGTCTGTTCGTGGTCCAGGTCGGCCACGGACGCCAGGAGTTGGCCGATGCCGCCGCCAAGCAGGCCCAGGAGCTGGCGTTCTTCCCGCTGTGGTCCTATGCCCACCCCAAGGCGGCCGAGCTGGCCCAGCGTCTGGCCGCGCTCGCTCCCGGCGACCTGAACCGCGTCTTCTTCACCACCGGCGGCGGCGAGGCCGTCGAGACCGCGTGGAAGCTGGCCAAGCAGTACTACAAGCTGATCGGCAAGCCGCTCAAGCACAAGGTCATCAGCCGGCAGATCGCCTACCACGGCACCCCGCAGGGCGCGTTGTCGATCACCGGCATCCCGGCGTTCAAGCAGATGTTCGAGCCTCTGGTGCCGGGGTCCGTGCGCGTTCCCAACACCAACCACTACCGGGCGGACGAGATCACCGGCGTCAAGGGCATGACGCCCGAGGAGTACGGCATCTGGGCCGCCGACCGCGTCGCCCGCGCCATCGAGATGGAGGGCCCCGACACGGTGGCCGCCGTCTTCGCCGAGCCCGTGCAGAACGCCGGCGGCTGCTTCCCGCCGCCCCCCGGCTACTGGCAGCGCCTGCGCGAGATCTGCGACGAGTACGACGTGCTGCTGGTCTCCGACGAGGTCATCTGCGCCTTCGGCCGGCTGGGCACCATGTTCGGCGGCCAGAAGTTCGACTACGTGCCGGACATCATCACCTGCGCCAAGGGCATGACCAGCGGCTACTCGCCCATCGGTGCCATGATCGCGCACGATCGGCTGTTCGAGCCGTTCAAGAGCGGCGACGAAATGTTCGCGCACGGCTACACCTTCGGCGGGCACCCCGTGTCCGCGGCCGTGGCGCTGGCCAACCTCGACATCTTCGAGCGCGAGGACCTGCTCGGGCACGTGACGAGGAACGAGCCGCTGTTCAAGCAGACCCTCGACGACCTGCGCGACCTGCCGATCGTCGGCGACGTGCGCGGCGCCGGCTACTTCTGGGGCATCGAGCTGGTCAAGGACAAGGCCACCAAGGAGACGTTCACCGCGGACGAGTCGGAGCGGCTGCTGCGCGGTTTCCTGTCGAAGGCGCTGTTCGACGCGGGGCTCTACTGCCGGGCCGACGACCGCGGCGACCCCGTCATCCAGCTCGCGCCCCCGCTCATCGCCGGTCCCGAGGAGTTCGAGGAGATCGGATCCGTCCTCCGCGGCGTGCTGACCGAGGCCTGGGCCCGGTTGTAGTACCCCCTCCATCCGGCACAACGGTGTGCCGGTTCCCGAAAGGAACCACCGCCATGAAGATCGGCGTCCCCGCCGAGGTCAAGAACCACGAGTACCGTGTCGCCGCCACGCCCGCGGGCGTTCACGAACTGGTGCGCAACGGCCATGACGTCCTCGTCCAGCAGGGCGCGGGCCTGGGCTCGCACATCACGGACGAGGAATACCTCGCGGCGGGCGCGAAGATCATCGAGAGCGCCGACGCCGTGTGGGGCGAGGCGGAGATGGTGCTCAAGGTCAAGGAGCCGATCGCCGAGGAGTACCACCGGCTGCGCGAAGGGCTGGTGTTGTTCACATACCTGCACCTGGCCGCCTCCCGCGCCTGCACGGACGCGCTGCTGACCGCCAGGACGACCGGCATCGCGTACGAGACCGTCCAGGTCGGCAACGCGCTGCCGCTGCTCGCCCCGATGTCCGAGGTCGCGGGGCGCCTGGCGCCGCAGGTGGGCGCGTACAACCTCATGCGCTTCAACGGCGGCCGCGGCATCCTGCCGGGCGGCGTGCCGGGCGTGGCGCCGGCGAAGATCGTTGTGATCGGCGGCGGCGTCTCCGGGCTGAACGCGGCGCAGATCGCCGTCGGCATGGGCGCCGAGGTCACGGTGCTCGACACCAACATCGACCGCCTGCGTTACATCGACGCCATCTACCAGGGCCGGCTCAAGACGCTGGTCTCCACCCGGTACGCGATCGAGCAGGAGGTCCTGCAGGCCGACCTGGTCATCGGCGCGGTGCTGATCCCCGGCGCGAAGGCCCCGACGCTGGTCTCCAACGACCTGGTCGCGCGGATGAAGCCGGGCTCGGTGCTCGTCGACATCGCCATCGACCAGGGCGGCTGCTTCGAGGACTCGCGCCCGACCACGCACGCCGAGCCGACGTACAAGGTGCACGAGTCGGTCTTCTACTGCGTGGCCAACATGCCCGGCTCGGTGGCCAACACCTCCACGTACGCGCTGACCAACGCGACCCTGCCGTACGCGGTCAAGCTGGCCAACCGGGGCTGGCGCGACGCGGTCAAGGCGGACACCGGCCTTGCGGGCGGCCTCAACACGCACGCAGGCCTGCTGACGAACCAGCCGGTCGCCGAGGCGCTCGGCCTGCCGTTCACGCCGGTCGCCGAGGTCGTCTAGTCCTCCTCCGAGCGGTATGTCGTGCCCCGGACGATCTCGTCGGGTGTCAGCTGCTCCCTTGCCGTCGTCACCGCCCACCGGTGGCCGAAGGGATCGCGGAGCACGCCGTACCGCTCGCCCCAGAACACCTCTCGCACCGGCTGCTCCACCTCGGCCCCGGCGTCGATCGCCCGCTCGGCCATCGCGTCGGGGTCGCCCACCTCCAGCAGGATCAGGACCGGGCTGCCGCCCAGCGTCGGCGGCGCCAGCGCGCCCAGGCCCGGCGTCTCCTCGCTCACCAGCAGTCGGCCGGCACCGAGCTGCAGCTCCACGAAGAGGATCGTCCCGTCGGACAGCGTGTTGCGGAACACCTCCACCGCGCCCAGGCCTTCGCGGTAGAAGGCGATCGCCGACTCCGCGTCGCGGACGAACAGGTGCGGGCACAGCCCCTGGGGGCGTAGCGATGTCATGCGATCAATCCTGCCTCTCTCGCCGCGCTCACCATGCGGGCCATCAGCTCGGCCTCGGCCCGCGCGGCCCGCTCGCCCTCCGGCGTCAGCTTGTAGTAGCGCCGCCTGGCGTCGTGCGGCGCGGCGGGGTCGGCGTCGTCGGACTCCTCGACCAGGCCGTCGGCCACCAGCCGGCTGATCGTCCGATAGAGCGTGCCGGGCCCCAGGCGCACGGCGCCGCCGCTGACCTCCTCGACGAACCGCATCACCGCGTAGCCGTGCCCAGCGCCGCCGGCCAGGGCGAGCAGCACGTAGAAGCCGGCGGCGGTGAGCATGATTGACACCATAGCATCGCGGTGGTTATATCCAACTCGGATACAACCATGAGGAGGAGCAATGTCGCTCGGCATCAGCCAGGTCACCATCTACGTCGAGGACCAGCAGCGGGCCGTCGACTTCTGGAGCGGCAAGGCGGGTTTCACCGTCACCAGAGACATGCCGTACGGCGAGGACCGCTGGATCGAGGTCGAACCGCCCGCCGGTGGCACCCGGCTGGTCATCATCAAGGCCGACCCCAAGTGGCCCGCGCTGGTCAAGGACATGCCCAACTACGTGTTGTTCCAGGCGGACGACATCGTCAAGACGCACGAGGAGCTCGCCGCCCGCGGCGTGGAGTTCACGCAGGCGCCGAAGCAGGAGCCGTGGGGCTGGTCGGCGGTTTTCAAGGACGACGAGGGCAACCTGTTCCACCTCGGCCAGCGTTAGCGCACGCCGAGCCGCTTCCGCAGGTCCCGGGCGGTGGCCAGGACGTGCTGGATCTCGCCGGGGCTCGGCCACGGCGCGCTGCCCGGACGTAGCAGGGTGCCGCGTACCGATGCCAGGTGCTCGATGGCGCTCAGGTGCACGCCGCTGCGCTGCACCAGCCACCCCACCACGTCGGAATGGTCGTGCAGCGGCCTGGTCACCACGTCCCAGGTGCCCAGGACCTCGGTCAAGGCCGCCACGTCCAGAGGGACGCCGTCCCTGCGGCCTGTGGCGGCGGCGGCCAGCTCGGCCCGCGCGGCCAGCTCGGGCTCGGCGGGGCCGGTCCAGGAGGGTGGCGGCGGGTCGGACAACCACTCCCGTGCCTCGCCCAGCTCGCCGGCCGCCGTCAACAGCCCGCCCAGCTCGAGTGCCGCCCCGTGGTGGCCGGCCTGCGCGGCCTGGCGGAACCAGTGCCGGCCGCCGGCCAGGTCGCCGAACTCGGCGATGAGCAGCAGGCCGTAGTTGAAGGCCGACTCGGCGTCCCCGCCGGCCGCCGCCCGGCCGAACCAGTGGCTGGCCGCCCCGCAGTCGCCCAGCTCCACGCAGACGAACCCGGCCATCCGCTGGTCCTCGATCCGGCCCGCGTTCGCGGCCTGCTCGAACCAGGCTCGTGCGGTCCTCAGGTCGCCCCTGGACAGCGCGATCCCGCCGAGCCAGGAGGCGGCGCCCGGGTGCTCGCTCTTGGCGGCCAGCCGGAAGTACGCCTCGGCGCCCTCGGGGTCGCGGCCGGCGTTCAGATAGAGGCCCATGCAGTACGCGGACTCGGCGTGGCCGGCCCTCGCGGCGTACTCCCACCAGCGCACGGTCTCCTCGTCGTCGCCCGCCGCGTAGGCCAGGAAACCGAGGTCGTGCGCCGAGGCCGGGTCGCCGTCGACCGCCGCCCGGCGATACCACTCGCGTGCCGCCCCGAGCTCGCCCGCGTCCTCGCACACCAGCGCCAGCCTGCGGGCCGCGGCCCTGGAACCGGCGAGGGCCGCGTTCTCGAACCACCTTCTGGCCGCCGCCACGTCGCCACGCTGCTCCAGCAGGAGCGTCGCCAGGTTGGTCGCGGCCTCGGCGTCGCCGGTCGCGGCGGCCGTCTCGTACCAGGTGATCGCCGCGTCCAGGCTGCCGTGTTTCTCGTGCCAGACGCCCAGGTTGAAGGCGCTGTCGACGTTGCCGCCCAGGGCGGCCCGCTCCCACCAGTGTCGGGCGGCCACCTTGTCGCCGTGCTGCGCATAGAGCTTGCCGAGCCGGTGCGCGGCCTGCGGGTCGCCGGCTTGCGCGGCGGCCAGCAACTCGGGCTCGTCTCCCACGCGGGGCGCCGGTATGGCAGGCGCCGCCACTTCTCCTTGCCAGGCCATGGCGACAGGGTGACATGTGATCGCGCGATCGCGGAGCGTAATCACCGACAAGATAAGGAACTACGAGAAGTTGATGAAGCCCGCGTACATGCCCATCCCGCAGACGTAACGCAGCGTGCCGGGCGGCTGGGGCGGCAGCCGTACGGTGGCCGGCAGCACGACGTCGCGGCCGTCGATCACCACCGTGCCGGTGCACCCGCGGTCGGCCTGCTTGAAGACGATCTCGACCGGGACGCCCGCGGGGGCGGGCACCGTGGCCGGACGGTAGCCGTCACGCGTCGCCCAGATGGTGACGGTCCGTGACACGGGACCGGTCGTCGCGGGTGGTGCGGTCTCGGGCAGCCAGCCGCCCAGTCTGAGCCCGGCGCCCACGGTCCAGAGCCCGGCGGCGATCGCCACGACCCCGGCCAGCCTGACGAGGCTGGTGCGAGAGATCCATCGCAATGCGTAGCCGAGCAGCGCGAACGCCGGGGTGGTCCCGACGACGAAGCCCGCCATGGCGGCGGCCCCCGCCAGCGGCGAGCCGCTGGAGATGGCGATCATCTCCATGCTCAGCGTGACGCCGCACGGCACGAGGATGGTGGCCGCGCCCAGCAGCGGGGCCTTGTAGCGGGAGATCTGGCCGTCGCGCGGCGCCGCGCAGTGCCGGCGCCGCATGGCTCGGACGGCGAAGACGATCACCGTGACACCGGCCGTGACCAGCAGCGCCGCCCGTGCCTCGGGCGGCAGGCTGACGACCGAGCCGAGCAGCCCCAGGAGCGCCCCGGCCAGCGTGTACGAGGCCAGCCGCCCCGCCAGGAACCACCCCACCAGAGCCGGATCACGGCCGTGCTCCCGGTCGACCAGGCCCATGAGCAGCCCGCCCTGCGCGGCGGTGCACGTCGCGGTCCCCGCCACCAGCCCCGCGGCGACCCCGCCGGCCAGCAAGGCCGCGGCTGTACTCACTGGTCGCTCAGTGGGCGAGCGCCAGGCTGTCCGGAGACCCGCTCTTCGCGGCCTCCACACCACAGTTGCACTGGCCGCAGAACCTGGCGATCGACTGCATGCGTGTCCCCACTCACTCGGAAGCCGTACACGCAACGTAACGCGATCCCCTGGACGCGGCCAGTGACAGTAGTTGCGCCCTGAGCGATGTTTACCTGGTCGGCACGACCACCATCGCGCTGCCGCCGCCTCGTCTCGTCGGCTCGGCCACGGCCTGGATGCGGCCCCCGCCCAGGAACTCCAGCGCCGTGGCGGCGCCGATCTCCGGTGTGGAGACGAAGCTGTGCCCGCGGGCCGTCAACTGGTCCTGGTACAGGCCCAGGAACGCCGGCTCGGCCTGCGTCTGCGCGGTGTTGCGCTGCGTGGCGCGCGGCGCGGCCAGCGCCTCCGGCAGCTCCATGTCGAACTCGTACCGGTTGAGGAGGATCTGCAGCACGGTCGTGATGATCGTCGAGCCGCCGGGGGAGCCGACCGCCAGCACCGGCCTGCCGTCGTCGAACACCAGCGTCGGCGCCATCGACGAGCGCGGCCGCTTGCCCGGGGCGGGCAGGTTGGGGTCGCCGGGGGCCGGGCCGAAGGTGAAGTCGGTCAGCTCGTTGTTGAGCAGCACGCCGCGGCCGGGCACGACGATGCCGTTGCCGCCGGTGGACTCGATGGTCAGGTTGTAGGCGATCACGTTGCCCCAGCGGTCGGCCACGACCAGGTGGGTGGTCTCGGGGCCCTCGTCCGCCACCGGAGTGGCGCTCCCGGTGGGCTGGGCGCAGGACTCGTACGAGCCGTCCGGGTTGCCCGGCGCGACCGGGGGCTTCATCGCCTGCTCGCCGATCAGGCACGCCCGCTCCTTGGCGAAGCCGTCGGACAGCAGCTCGGTCAGCGGGACGCCGGGAATGTCGCCGACGTACTTGCCGCGGTCGGCGAAGGCCAGCTTGGACGCCTCCAGGTACTCGTGCAGGCCGACCTCAGGCAGGGACTCCAGGATGTTGAGCGCCTCGCCGACGGTGGATCCGCCGGAGGACGGGGGCGCCATGCCGTACACGTCCATGCCCTTGTAGGAGATCTTGGTGGGTTCGCGCATGAGGGCGCGGTAGGCCCGCAGGTCCGCCAGCTCCATCAGGCCGGGTCGCACGTTGCGGGTGGTGCCCGGGGTGACCGGTGGCTGCTTGACGGTGGCCACGATGTCCTTGCCGAGCTGCCCGCCGTACAACCAGCCGGGGCCGCGCTTGGCCAGCTCCCGGTACGTGTCCGCGAGCTCAGGGTTCCTGAAGACCGAGCCGACGGGCGGCGGGGCGCCGTTCGGCAGGTACAACGCGGCCGTGGAGGTGAAGTCCTTGAAGCGGTCGGCGTTGGCGGCGGTCTGGTCGTGGAAGGTCTGGTCCACGAGGAAGCCCTTGGAGGCCACCTCGATCGCCGGCTGGAGCGCCTGCTTGAGCGAGATCGTGCCGAATCGGCGCAGGGCCAGGTCCCAGTTCGCGACCGTGCCCGGCACGCCGGCCGACAATCCGCTGGTGACGGCCTCCGCGAACGGGATGCCCTCCAACGAGGTCGAGGTCATGGCCTGCGGGGCGGTCTCGCGGCCGTCGATCGTGAAGACCTTACGCTGCCTGGCGTCGTAGTAGACCATGAAGCCGCCGCCGGCCAGCCCGGCCGAGTACGGCTCGGTGACCCCGAGCACCGCCCCGGCCGCGACCGCGGCGTCCACGGCGTTGCCGCCCTTTCTCAACACGGAGAGGGCGGCCTTGCTGGCGTCCAGGTCGACGGTGGCGACGGCGCCGCCGTACCCCTTGGCGACCGGGACCTTCTGCTGGGGCTCGGCCGCGACGGGAGACGCGGGCACGAGCGTGATGAGGACTGCTACTGCGGGAACGAGCATGCGACGCATGATCTCCACCATGTCACCAGGTACGCCCGTCGTGGTAGGGCCCCCTGCGACATGAGGGTGATGCGCTGGTCAGGGTGGTGACCTAGCGTTGAGGCGTGCGCTCGAAGTCCGGCTTCGCCCCTTACCTCGCCCTGATCGCCGCCGTGTTCCAGGTGGTGTTGTCCCAGGGTGCGCAGCGCGGGCAGACGTGGAGGGAGCCGCTCGACCCGTTCGCCTACGGGCTGCTGCTGGTCGGGCCGCTGATGATCGCCCTGCACCGGAAGTTCCCGATCACCACGTCCGTCGTCACGCTCCTGGCCACCTACGTCTACGTCTGGGGCGGCTATCCCTACGGCGGGGTCTTCATCTCGCCGATCGTCATGCTCGTCCTGCTGGTCCTGCGGCGGCATCGGCTGACGGCCTGGATCCTGGCCGGGGCCACGCTCGTGACCTTCATCGTCTATCCCTGGGCCACCACCCAGCCGGAGCGCGGGCTCTTCCACGACCTGGCGGTGTCCTCGTTCATCCTGCTCACCATGGTGGCCGCCGAGCTGGTCAGGATCGCCCGTGAGCGCCGCGCCCAGCAGCAGCGCGCCGCCGAGGAGGAGACCAGACGGCAGGCCAGCGAGGAGAGGCTGACCATGGCGCAGGAGCTGCACGACGTGCTCGCGCACAACATCTCGCTCATCCACGTCCAGGCCTCGACCGCGCTGCACCTCATCGACGACAACCCCGAACAGGCCAGGACGGCCCTGGCCGCCATCAAGACGGCGTCCAAGGAGGTGCTGGGCGAGATGCGCTCGGTGCTGAACGTCTTGCGCGAGGGCGCCCCGCGCTCGCCCACGGCCGGGCTCGACCGGCTCGACGAGCTGATCGAGCGCTCGGGGCTTGAGGTGACGCTCAAGCGGGTCGGCTCACGCCCATTGCCGCCTTCGGTGGAGCGGGCCGCGTACCGGATCGTGCAGGAGTCGCTCACCAACGCCGCCCGCCACGCTCCCGGCGCGGCGGTGACCGTGCGGCTGGAGTACGGCGAACGCGAGTTCGCCGTCCGCGTGACCGACACCGGCGCGACCACGCCTGCTGTACTGTCCGAGTCCGGCAGCGGCAACGGCATCCCCGGCATGCGCGAGCGGGCCGCCGCGCTGGGCGGGACGCTGGTCGCCGGCCCGTCAGGCGCGGGCTTCCAGGTCGAGGCCCGGCTGCCCCTACCCGAGGAGACCTCATGATCAAGGTGCTGCTGGCCGACGACCAGGCGCTGGTCCGGGCGGGCTTCAAGGCGCTGCTCGACGCCCAGGCGGACATGACCGTGGTGGCCGAGGCCTCCGACGGCGCAGAGGCCGTGCGGCTGGCGGCCCAGCACCGGCCCGACGTGGTGCTCATGGACATCCGCATGCCGGGCACCGACGGGCTGACCGCCACCCGCCAGATGCCCGAAGGGCCGCGCATCATCATCCTGACGACGTTCGAGCTGGACGAATACGTCTTCGAGGCACTGCGCGGCGGCGCCAGCGGCTTCCTGGTCAAGGACACCGAGCCGGCCGAGCTGATCCAGGCCGTCCGCGTGGTCGCGGCCGGCGAGGCGCTGCTGTCGCCGAGCGTGACCCGCCGCCTGATCGCCGAGTACGCCTCCCGTGCCAAGGAGCCGGTCACCACCGACGGCCTCGATCAGCTCACCGAGCGCGAACGCGAGGTGCTCACCCTGGTCGGCACCGGCATGACCAACGACGAGATCGCCGCCAAGCTGTTCATGTCGCCGGCCACCGCGAAGACCCACGTGAGCCGGGCCATGATGAAGCTGCACGCCCGCGACCGGGCCCAGCTGGTCGTGATCGCCTACGAGTCCGGGCTGGTCAAGCCGGGCTGGGTGTGACGGTCCATCCTCCCTGATGTCAGGCTGGGTTGACACGCCTCGAGTTGTCAAGCTAGACTGACAGCGTGGATGGAGCAGATTTCTTCGGGCAGATCAGGGCAAATGACCCGGCCATGGGCCTGCGGGCGGTGGGAGCGTTGCACCGGCTGGCCGAGCAGGTCGAGGCGGTTTCGGTGGGGCTGGCCAGGGAGCAGGGCTGGACCTGGGAGCAGATCGGCGACGCACTCGGCATGTCGCGGCAGTCTGTGCACGCCAAGTACGGGAAATGAGGACTCGCGATGTTCGGCAAGCAAAAAACCCCGTTTCATGTGGTCGTCACGGCCTCGTTCGAGGAGGCCAGGCAGCGGGGTGACCGGCGGGTGGGCACCGAGCACCTGTTGCTCGGCCTCCTGCACCACCCGGACTCGGCGCGGGCACTCGGCGTGGATCTGGAGGGGGCGCGGGCCGCGCTCAAAGCGCTCGACCAGGCGGCGCTGCGCATGCTCGGCCTGGACGTCGCCGACATGCCAGAGGCGCCGCACAACCATCCGCCGGTCCCCGGGACGGCGCTCACGTCCAGCGCCCGGGAGGTCATCAACCAGGCCGTCAAAGCCACGCCG from Nonomuraea polychroma encodes the following:
- a CDS encoding SEL1-like repeat protein encodes the protein MAWQGEVAAPAIPAPRVGDEPELLAAAQAGDPQAAHRLGKLYAQHGDKVAARHWWERAALGGNVDSAFNLGVWHEKHGSLDAAITWYETAAATGDAEAATNLATLLLEQRGDVAAARRWFENAALAGSRAAARRLALVCEDAGELGAAREWYRRAAVDGDPASAHDLGFLAYAAGDDEETVRWWEYAARAGHAESAYCMGLYLNAGRDPEGAEAYFRLAAKSEHPGAASWLGGIALSRGDLRTARAWFEQAANAGRIEDQRMAGFVCVELGDCGAASHWFGRAAAGGDAESAFNYGLLLIAEFGDLAGGRHWFRQAAQAGHHGAALELGGLLTAAGELGEAREWLSDPPPPSWTGPAEPELAARAELAAAATGRRDGVPLDVAALTEVLGTWDVVTRPLHDHSDVVGWLVQRSGVHLSAIEHLASVRGTLLRPGSAPWPSPGEIQHVLATARDLRKRLGVR
- the ggt gene encoding gamma-glutamyltransferase, translated to MRRMLVPAVAVLITLVPASPVAAEPQQKVPVAKGYGGAVATVDLDASKAALSVLRKGGNAVDAAVAAGAVLGVTEPYSAGLAGGGFMVYYDARQRKVFTIDGRETAPQAMTSTSLEGIPFAEAVTSGLSAGVPGTVANWDLALRRFGTISLKQALQPAIEVASKGFLVDQTFHDQTAANADRFKDFTSTAALYLPNGAPPPVGSVFRNPELADTYRELAKRGPGWLYGGQLGKDIVATVKQPPVTPGTTRNVRPGLMELADLRAYRALMREPTKISYKGMDVYGMAPPSSGGSTVGEALNILESLPEVGLHEYLEASKLAFADRGKYVGDIPGVPLTELLSDGFAKERACLIGEQAMKPPVAPGNPDGSYESCAQPTGSATPVADEGPETTHLVVADRWGNVIAYNLTIESTGGNGIVVPGRGVLLNNELTDFTFGPAPGDPNLPAPGKRPRSSMAPTLVFDDGRPVLAVGSPGGSTIITTVLQILLNRYEFDMELPEALAAPRATQRNTAQTQAEPAFLGLYQDQLTARGHSFVSTPEIGAATALEFLGGGRIQAVAEPTRRGGGSAMVVVPTR
- a CDS encoding aspartate aminotransferase family protein, whose protein sequence is MTQPEHDVLKAAQDHLWLHFTRHSAYEQSEIPTIVRGEGAYVYDIHGKRYLDGLAGLFVVQVGHGRQELADAAAKQAQELAFFPLWSYAHPKAAELAQRLAALAPGDLNRVFFTTGGGEAVETAWKLAKQYYKLIGKPLKHKVISRQIAYHGTPQGALSITGIPAFKQMFEPLVPGSVRVPNTNHYRADEITGVKGMTPEEYGIWAADRVARAIEMEGPDTVAAVFAEPVQNAGGCFPPPPGYWQRLREICDEYDVLLVSDEVICAFGRLGTMFGGQKFDYVPDIITCAKGMTSGYSPIGAMIAHDRLFEPFKSGDEMFAHGYTFGGHPVSAAVALANLDIFEREDLLGHVTRNEPLFKQTLDDLRDLPIVGDVRGAGYFWGIELVKDKATKETFTADESERLLRGFLSKALFDAGLYCRADDRGDPVIQLAPPLIAGPEEFEEIGSVLRGVLTEAWARL
- a CDS encoding sensor histidine kinase — translated: MRSKSGFAPYLALIAAVFQVVLSQGAQRGQTWREPLDPFAYGLLLVGPLMIALHRKFPITTSVVTLLATYVYVWGGYPYGGVFISPIVMLVLLVLRRHRLTAWILAGATLVTFIVYPWATTQPERGLFHDLAVSSFILLTMVAAELVRIARERRAQQQRAAEEETRRQASEERLTMAQELHDVLAHNISLIHVQASTALHLIDDNPEQARTALAAIKTASKEVLGEMRSVLNVLREGAPRSPTAGLDRLDELIERSGLEVTLKRVGSRPLPPSVERAAYRIVQESLTNAARHAPGAAVTVRLEYGEREFAVRVTDTGATTPAVLSESGSGNGIPGMRERAAALGGTLVAGPSGAGFQVEARLPLPEETS
- a CDS encoding sulfite exporter TauE/SafE family protein; the protein is MSTAAALLAGGVAAGLVAGTATCTAAQGGLLMGLVDREHGRDPALVGWFLAGRLASYTLAGALLGLLGSVVSLPPEARAALLVTAGVTVIVFAVRAMRRRHCAAPRDGQISRYKAPLLGAATILVPCGVTLSMEMIAISSGSPLAGAAAMAGFVVGTTPAFALLGYALRWISRTSLVRLAGVVAIAAGLWTVGAGLRLGGWLPETAPPATTGPVSRTVTIWATRDGYRPATVPAPAGVPVEIVFKQADRGCTGTVVIDGRDVVLPATVRLPPQPPGTLRYVCGMGMYAGFINFS
- a CDS encoding response regulator, with translation MIKVLLADDQALVRAGFKALLDAQADMTVVAEASDGAEAVRLAAQHRPDVVLMDIRMPGTDGLTATRQMPEGPRIIILTTFELDEYVFEALRGGASGFLVKDTEPAELIQAVRVVAAGEALLSPSVTRRLIAEYASRAKEPVTTDGLDQLTEREREVLTLVGTGMTNDEIAAKLFMSPATAKTHVSRAMMKLHARDRAQLVVIAYESGLVKPGWV
- a CDS encoding VOC family protein codes for the protein MTSLRPQGLCPHLFVRDAESAIAFYREGLGAVEVFRNTLSDGTILFVELQLGAGRLLVSEETPGLGALAPPTLGGSPVLILLEVGDPDAMAERAIDAGAEVEQPVREVFWGERYGVLRDPFGHRWAVTTAREQLTPDEIVRGTTYRSEED
- a CDS encoding PadR family transcriptional regulator encodes the protein MLTAAGFYVLLALAGGAGHGYAVMRFVEEVSGGAVRLGPGTLYRTISRLVADGLVEESDDADPAAPHDARRRYYKLTPEGERAARAEAELMARMVSAAREAGLIA
- a CDS encoding Clp protease N-terminal domain-containing protein, producing MFGKQKTPFHVVVTASFEEARQRGDRRVGTEHLLLGLLHHPDSARALGVDLEGARAALKALDQAALRMLGLDVADMPEAPHNHPPVPGTALTSSAREVINQAVKATPAKTRAEEAPRHLALTLLAQRRPDPVAELIDQLKIDRAAVRGRLA
- the ald gene encoding alanine dehydrogenase → MKIGVPAEVKNHEYRVAATPAGVHELVRNGHDVLVQQGAGLGSHITDEEYLAAGAKIIESADAVWGEAEMVLKVKEPIAEEYHRLREGLVLFTYLHLAASRACTDALLTARTTGIAYETVQVGNALPLLAPMSEVAGRLAPQVGAYNLMRFNGGRGILPGGVPGVAPAKIVVIGGGVSGLNAAQIAVGMGAEVTVLDTNIDRLRYIDAIYQGRLKTLVSTRYAIEQEVLQADLVIGAVLIPGAKAPTLVSNDLVARMKPGSVLVDIAIDQGGCFEDSRPTTHAEPTYKVHESVFYCVANMPGSVANTSTYALTNATLPYAVKLANRGWRDAVKADTGLAGGLNTHAGLLTNQPVAEALGLPFTPVAEVV
- a CDS encoding VOC family protein, with translation MSLGISQVTIYVEDQQRAVDFWSGKAGFTVTRDMPYGEDRWIEVEPPAGGTRLVIIKADPKWPALVKDMPNYVLFQADDIVKTHEELAARGVEFTQAPKQEPWGWSAVFKDDEGNLFHLGQR